A single window of [Clostridium] hylemonae DSM 15053 DNA harbors:
- the rpsG gene encoding 30S ribosomal protein S7, with the protein MPRKGHTQKRDVLADPLYNNKVVTKLVNNIMLDGKKGVAQKIVYGAFNRVAEKTDKPAIEVFEEAMNNIMPVLEVKARRIGGATYQVPIEVRVDRRQALALRWLTTYSRNRGEKTMEERLANEIMDAANNTGASVKKKEDMHKMAEANKAFAHYRF; encoded by the coding sequence GTGCCACGTAAAGGACATACTCAAAAAAGAGACGTATTAGCGGATCCATTGTACAACAACAAAGTGGTTACCAAGCTTGTCAACAACATCATGTTAGACGGCAAGAAAGGTGTAGCGCAGAAAATTGTATATGGAGCATTCAACAGAGTAGCGGAAAAGACAGACAAACCGGCTATCGAAGTATTTGAAGAAGCAATGAATAACATTATGCCAGTTCTCGAGGTAAAGGCGAGACGTATCGGCGGTGCAACATACCAGGTGCCGATCGAGGTAAGAGTTGACAGAAGACAGGCTCTTGCGCTTCGCTGGCTCACAACGTATTCACGCAACAGAGGCGAGAAGACGATGGAAGAAAGACTGGCGAATGAGATCATGGATGCAGCCAACAATACAGGCGCATCTGTGAAGAAGAAAGAAGACATGCACAAGATGGCAGAGGCTAACAAAGCATTTGCTCACTATAGATTCTAG
- the rpsL gene encoding 30S ribosomal protein S12 — MPTFNQLVKKGRQTSIKKSTAPALQKGYNSLRKRATDVSAPQKRGVCTAVKTATPKKPNSALRKIARVRLSNGIEVTSYIPGEGHNLQEHSVVLIRGGRVKDLPGTRYHIVRGTLDTAGVAKRRQARSKYGAKRPKDAK, encoded by the coding sequence ATGCCAACATTTAACCAGTTAGTAAAGAAAGGACGTCAGACATCAATTAAGAAGTCAACAGCTCCGGCACTTCAGAAAGGATACAACTCCTTGAGGAAGAGAGCTACAGATGTATCTGCTCCTCAGAAGAGAGGCGTATGTACAGCTGTTAAGACAGCTACTCCAAAGAAGCCTAACTCAGCGCTGAGAAAGATCGCCAGAGTTCGTCTTTCTAATGGTATCGAAGTGACAAGTTATATCCCGGGAGAAGGACACAACCTTCAGGAACATAGCGTTGTTCTTATCCGCGGAGGAAGAGTAAAAGACCTTCCAGGTACAAGATATCACATTGTCAGAGGTACACTTGACACAGCAGGTGTTGCCAAGAGAAGACAGGCACGTTCTAAATATGGTGCCAAGAGACCAAAAGACGCGAAATAA
- a CDS encoding LacI family DNA-binding transcriptional regulator — protein sequence MRTTIKDIANYTGFSVTTISLVLNNKADKIPKSTKNKILDAVEKLNYHPNQLAVGLVKKRTQTIGLIISDVSNVFFSTLAKGVEDSCRSQGWNLILCNTNDKHERDMSYIQVLANKGVDGILFCMARDSDKKKTEESIQLLKKLKIPFVMIDRYLEEADCSSVIVDHRQGGYAAVKYLLGLGHRNIGCVTGPSGLEDSMERLKGYKKALEEYHIPYQHDFIYEGSYDRESGAGAVDFFAGKDISAVFAFNDMSAYGVYNSLKKRGIPVPGGMSLIGYDDIFFSEILDVPLTTVRQPVYEMGAESVRQLIEEVENGVGARKCIVFQPALIERESVGYGPAYEPGGKPI from the coding sequence TTGAGAACGACAATTAAGGACATTGCAAATTACACAGGTTTTTCGGTGACGACGATATCCCTGGTCCTGAACAATAAAGCGGATAAGATCCCAAAGAGCACAAAAAACAAAATATTGGATGCGGTTGAAAAATTAAACTACCACCCGAACCAGCTTGCGGTAGGCCTGGTCAAGAAGCGGACGCAGACGATCGGCCTGATCATATCAGACGTGAGCAATGTGTTTTTCTCTACGCTGGCCAAAGGCGTCGAGGATTCCTGCCGCAGCCAGGGGTGGAATCTGATCCTGTGCAATACGAACGATAAACATGAGCGCGACATGTCATACATACAGGTACTCGCGAATAAAGGGGTGGACGGGATCTTATTCTGTATGGCCAGAGACAGTGACAAGAAAAAGACCGAGGAGAGCATCCAGTTACTGAAGAAGCTGAAGATCCCATTTGTCATGATCGACCGGTATCTGGAGGAGGCTGACTGCAGTTCGGTCATCGTGGACCACAGACAGGGAGGATACGCGGCCGTAAAATATCTTCTCGGACTAGGGCACAGAAATATAGGATGTGTGACAGGGCCGAGCGGCCTGGAAGACTCGATGGAACGTCTGAAAGGATATAAAAAGGCTCTGGAGGAATATCACATTCCTTATCAGCATGATTTTATCTATGAAGGAAGTTACGACCGGGAAAGCGGCGCGGGCGCGGTGGACTTTTTCGCGGGCAAGGACATAAGCGCGGTGTTTGCGTTCAATGATATGTCCGCCTACGGCGTTTACAACAGCCTGAAAAAAAGAGGGATCCCTGTGCCCGGAGGCATGTCGCTGATCGGGTACGATGATATTTTCTTTTCGGAAATTCTGGATGTTCCGCTGACGACGGTCAGGCAGCCGGTCTATGAGATGGGAGCAGAAAGCGTAAGACAGCTCATCGAAGAGGTGGAAAACGGTGTGGGAGCAAGAAAATGTATCGTGTTCCAGCCGGCGCTCATTGAGAGAGAGAGCGTGGGATACGGACCGGCATATGAGCCGGGCGGTAAACCTATCTGA
- the fusA gene encoding elongation factor G has product MAGREYPLDRTRNIGIMAHIDAGKTTLTERILYYTGVNYKIGDTHEGTATMDWMEQEQERGITITSAATTCHWTQQENCQSKPGALEHRINIIDTPGHVDFTVEVERSLRVLDGAVGVFCAKGGVEPQSENVWRQADTYNVPRMAFINKMDILGADFYNAVEQIKTRLGKNAICLQLPIGKEDDFKGIIDLMEMKAYIYNDEKGEDISIVDVPEDMQDDAELYRTELVEKICELDDDLMMEYLEGDEPSVDALKAALRKATCECTAVPVCCGTAYRNKGVQKLLDAVIEYMPAPTDIPPIEGVDDSGNDVVRHSSDDEPFSALAFKIMTDPFVGKLAYFRVYSGSMNAGSYVLNATKGKKERVGRILQMHANKREELDKVYAGDIAAAIGFKFTTTGDTICDERHPVILESMEFPEPVIELAIEPKTKASQGKLGESLAKLAEEDPTFRAHTDHETGQTIIAGMGELHLEIIVDRLLREFKVEANVGAPQVAYKEAFTKPVDVDSKYAKQSGGRGQYGHCKVKFEPMDVNGEETFKFESSVVGGAIPKEYIPKIGEGIEEAMKSGILGGFPVVGLKANVYDGSYHEVDSNEMAFHIAGSLAFKDAMKKASPVLLEPIMKVEVTMPEEYMGDVIGDINSRRGRVEGMDDLGGGKIVRAFVPLSEMFGYSTDLRSRTQGRGNYSMFFESYEQVPKSVQEKVLSTKND; this is encoded by the coding sequence ATGGCTGGAAGAGAATATCCATTAGATAGAACCAGAAACATCGGTATCATGGCTCATATTGATGCCGGTAAGACTACGCTGACAGAGCGTATCTTATATTATACCGGTGTAAACTATAAGATTGGTGATACTCATGAAGGTACTGCTACTATGGACTGGATGGAACAAGAGCAGGAGAGAGGTATCACGATCACTTCAGCTGCTACGACATGTCACTGGACTCAGCAGGAAAACTGCCAGAGCAAACCAGGTGCCCTGGAACACCGTATCAATATCATTGATACGCCGGGACACGTTGACTTTACCGTAGAAGTTGAGCGTTCACTCCGTGTGCTGGATGGAGCTGTAGGTGTATTCTGTGCAAAGGGTGGTGTTGAACCACAGTCAGAAAACGTATGGCGCCAGGCAGACACTTACAACGTACCGAGAATGGCATTCATCAACAAGATGGACATTTTAGGAGCCGATTTCTACAATGCGGTAGAACAGATCAAGACGAGACTTGGAAAGAACGCGATCTGCCTTCAGCTGCCGATCGGCAAAGAAGATGATTTCAAGGGGATCATCGATCTGATGGAGATGAAAGCCTACATCTATAATGATGAAAAGGGCGAGGATATCTCTATCGTTGATGTTCCGGAAGACATGCAGGATGACGCAGAGCTTTACCGCACAGAGCTGGTAGAGAAGATCTGCGAGCTGGATGACGACCTTATGATGGAGTATCTGGAAGGGGACGAACCTTCTGTAGACGCGCTTAAGGCGGCGCTCAGAAAAGCAACATGCGAATGTACGGCAGTGCCTGTATGCTGCGGTACCGCTTACAGAAATAAAGGCGTTCAGAAATTACTGGATGCAGTGATCGAATATATGCCTGCTCCGACAGATATCCCGCCGATCGAGGGTGTGGATGACAGCGGAAATGACGTTGTGAGACATTCCTCTGACGACGAGCCGTTCTCCGCTCTGGCATTTAAGATCATGACAGACCCGTTTGTAGGTAAACTTGCATACTTCAGAGTATACTCAGGTTCCATGAACGCCGGTTCTTATGTCCTGAATGCTACAAAGGGCAAGAAGGAACGTGTCGGACGTATCCTTCAGATGCACGCAAATAAGAGAGAAGAGCTTGACAAAGTGTATGCCGGAGATATCGCGGCAGCTATCGGATTCAAGTTCACTACGACAGGCGACACGATCTGTGATGAGAGACATCCTGTGATCCTGGAATCCATGGAATTCCCGGAACCGGTTATCGAGCTCGCTATCGAACCGAAGACAAAGGCATCTCAGGGCAAGCTTGGAGAATCTCTTGCGAAGCTTGCAGAAGAAGACCCGACCTTCCGCGCTCATACAGATCATGAGACAGGACAGACGATCATCGCCGGAATGGGCGAGCTTCACCTGGAGATCATCGTAGACAGACTTCTGCGTGAGTTTAAGGTAGAGGCAAACGTAGGCGCTCCTCAGGTTGCTTACAAGGAAGCATTTACAAAGCCGGTTGACGTAGACAGCAAATATGCAAAACAGTCAGGCGGACGCGGACAGTACGGACACTGTAAAGTGAAATTCGAGCCAATGGATGTCAATGGCGAAGAGACATTCAAGTTTGAATCAAGCGTAGTCGGCGGTGCCATCCCGAAGGAATATATTCCGAAGATCGGTGAAGGTATCGAAGAAGCCATGAAGTCAGGTATCCTGGGAGGATTCCCGGTAGTCGGACTGAAGGCCAACGTATACGACGGTTCTTACCATGAAGTCGATTCAAACGAAATGGCATTCCACATCGCCGGTTCTCTGGCGTTCAAGGATGCCATGAAGAAGGCTTCTCCGGTACTGCTTGAGCCTATCATGAAGGTGGAAGTGACCATGCCGGAAGAGTACATGGGTGATGTTATCGGTGATATCAACTCACGCCGTGGACGTGTCGAAGGTATGGATGATCTCGGCGGCGGAAAGATCGTACGCGCATTCGTTCCGTTGTCTGAAATGTTCGGATACTCAACAGACCTGCGTTCCAGAACACAGGGACGCGGCAACTATTCTATGTTCTTCGAGAGCTATGAACAGGTGCCAAAATCTGTACAGGAAAAAGTGTTATCAACAAAAAATGATTAA
- a CDS encoding carbohydrate kinase family protein: MDSEILIIGAAIVDVLARPVGADVFKTGSKPADEIRMSTGGDALNEATVLARLGKRVRLATVIGKDMAGRMLAEHCAAEGIVLEDGCFHDDIATGINIVLVEDDGERSFLTNPHGSLRKLSLSHIKMPFSPCTKILCFASIFVSPEIDTAALVRIFKTAGEQGITVCADMTTCKNGETAEDMAPALAYVDYLFANAKEASLITGREAPEESAACLVQAGAANVIIKCGGAGCVVHSRTECFAVPAEPGVECVDTTGAGDSFAAGFLNALSEGRSLKECAVYANKCGALAVSSVGAAEWSRSLKTLF, encoded by the coding sequence ATGGACAGTGAGATATTGATCATCGGCGCGGCGATCGTTGACGTGCTTGCCCGGCCGGTCGGCGCCGATGTGTTTAAGACAGGCTCTAAACCTGCGGATGAGATACGCATGTCCACGGGGGGAGACGCCCTGAATGAGGCGACTGTGCTTGCCCGGCTTGGAAAACGTGTGAGGCTTGCCACCGTGATCGGGAAAGACATGGCCGGCAGGATGCTGGCGGAACACTGTGCTGCGGAAGGAATTGTTCTGGAGGATGGCTGTTTTCATGACGATATTGCTACAGGCATCAATATCGTGCTTGTGGAGGATGACGGCGAGAGGAGCTTTCTTACCAATCCGCACGGCAGTCTGAGAAAGCTCTCACTCTCTCATATTAAGATGCCGTTTTCTCCGTGTACAAAGATTCTGTGCTTTGCCAGTATCTTTGTCTCTCCGGAAATAGATACGGCCGCGCTTGTGCGTATTTTCAAAACGGCCGGGGAACAGGGGATCACAGTCTGTGCCGACATGACAACATGTAAAAACGGCGAGACGGCAGAGGACATGGCGCCGGCGCTCGCATATGTTGACTATCTGTTCGCCAACGCGAAGGAGGCGTCACTCATAACAGGCCGGGAAGCGCCGGAAGAGTCGGCCGCCTGCCTTGTGCAGGCGGGAGCCGCCAATGTTATCATAAAATGCGGGGGGGCCGGATGCGTTGTGCATAGCAGGACAGAGTGCTTTGCCGTGCCGGCTGAGCCGGGTGTGGAATGTGTCGATACGACGGGGGCAGGGGACAGCTTTGCCGCAGGCTTTCTAAACGCGCTTTCGGAGGGGAGGTCATTAAAAGAGTGCGCCGTATATGCCAACAAGTGCGGTGCGCTTGCCGTTTCTTCGGTTGGCGCGGCAGAATGGAGCCGGTCTTTAAAAACATTATTTTAA
- a CDS encoding S41 family peptidase, which produces MRRWKMKALAFALIMASVLSLAACGQSVKKYDDKSAYGEFLQETEKKNEGLSAPESIPDEYFYKAGRDKETFGGTDFDLWQTVKEQKEMAPWISKEDAEQELAWFLRLLRSYYGNYGRSGGDEAFEVAAGNVMKAFEGDRKKEFGEYEELLGREFAFAVDNDRHFSIGFSTTEECCLLGNQEKSYWKNDGTYYMDKECTKEIEKIGGEAPEKYLRPSIGQEGELTWYPYMISEPGERSREIEIEYTEQKLFIKKTGKKTVRLAETDYDEDEEVPKKESYRYEERGGIPWIKWNKFPRPERDSSQEFILSASKIKKHPYAVIDLSDNAGGEERTLGGWFEEYTGSLYMTHANVLRRMNKEELLTEEEDKKAYAEDEAMYLRMGQTEENGYKVIRPHNEKHIENAQRLFLVTSRRSASCAEMMTDSCRAIENTVVIGADTFGCLSGDVTEILWLPVSGVPVSFGASLYQWDEDYFKEGRGFSPDLYLTGKDCEERLELFLEKYEGEEEGKADGQ; this is translated from the coding sequence ATGAGACGTTGGAAAATGAAGGCGCTTGCGTTTGCGCTCATCATGGCTTCTGTTCTGTCACTGGCCGCATGCGGACAGTCTGTAAAGAAGTATGATGATAAAAGCGCGTACGGAGAGTTTCTCCAGGAGACGGAGAAGAAAAATGAGGGGCTCAGTGCGCCTGAAAGTATACCGGACGAATACTTTTACAAAGCCGGACGCGATAAAGAGACTTTTGGGGGGACTGACTTTGACCTGTGGCAGACAGTAAAGGAACAGAAGGAGATGGCGCCCTGGATAAGTAAAGAAGACGCAGAGCAGGAGCTGGCCTGGTTTCTGCGGCTGCTTCGCTCTTATTATGGGAATTATGGGCGAAGCGGCGGGGACGAGGCGTTTGAAGTGGCGGCCGGCAATGTGATGAAAGCATTTGAAGGGGACCGCAAGAAAGAATTCGGCGAATATGAGGAACTGCTCGGCAGGGAATTTGCTTTTGCGGTGGACAACGACCGCCATTTTTCCATAGGATTTTCAACGACGGAGGAATGCTGCCTGCTGGGAAATCAGGAAAAGAGCTACTGGAAAAATGATGGAACGTATTATATGGATAAAGAATGCACGAAGGAGATAGAGAAGATCGGCGGGGAGGCTCCGGAAAAATATCTAAGGCCCTCCATAGGACAGGAAGGCGAACTTACGTGGTATCCATACATGATCAGCGAGCCGGGTGAACGGAGCCGGGAGATAGAAATAGAATATACGGAGCAGAAACTGTTTATTAAAAAGACCGGTAAGAAGACGGTGAGACTTGCAGAGACAGACTATGATGAGGATGAAGAGGTGCCGAAGAAGGAGAGCTACCGGTATGAGGAGCGGGGAGGGATTCCGTGGATCAAGTGGAACAAGTTTCCAAGGCCGGAGAGAGACAGTTCTCAGGAGTTTATCCTGTCAGCATCAAAGATAAAAAAACATCCTTACGCGGTCATCGACTTAAGCGATAATGCCGGCGGGGAGGAACGGACGCTCGGCGGCTGGTTTGAGGAATATACGGGAAGTCTTTATATGACTCACGCCAATGTGCTGAGGCGGATGAACAAAGAAGAACTGCTGACGGAGGAAGAGGATAAAAAAGCTTATGCTGAGGACGAGGCAATGTATCTGAGAATGGGACAGACAGAGGAGAACGGATATAAGGTGATTCGTCCTCATAATGAAAAACACATAGAGAACGCACAGCGGCTCTTTCTTGTGACGAGCAGAAGGTCTGCGTCGTGTGCGGAGATGATGACAGATTCCTGCCGTGCCATAGAGAATACGGTCGTCATAGGCGCAGACACCTTTGGCTGTCTGTCCGGGGACGTTACGGAGATCTTGTGGCTTCCTGTATCAGGTGTGCCTGTGAGTTTCGGCGCCAGCCTGTACCAGTGGGATGAGGATTATTTTAAAGAAGGCCGGGGATTTTCGCCGGATCTTTACCTCACCGGGAAGGACTGTGAAGAGAGGCTGGAGTTATTTCTGGAGAAATACGAAGGGGAAGAGGAGGGAAAGGCAGATGGACAGTGA
- the tuf gene encoding elongation factor Tu, with protein sequence MAKAKFERNKPHCNIGTIGHVDHGKTTLTAAITKTLSQRVEGNAAVDFENIDKAPEERERGITISTAHVEYETDKRHYAHVDCPGHADYVKNMITGAAQMDGAILVVAATDGVMAQTREHILLSRQVGVPYIVVFMNKCDMVDDEELLELVEMEIRELLDEYEFPGDDTPIIQGSALKALEDPSGEWGDKIMELMDAVDSYIPDPQRATDQPFLMPVEDVFSITGRGTVATGRVERGVLHVSEEVEIVGIHEETRKTVVTGIEMFRKLLDEAQAGDNIGALLRGVQRDEIERGQVLVKPGSVTCHKKFTAQVYVLTKDEGGRHTPFFNNYRPQFYFRTTDVTGVCNLPDGVEMCMPGDNVEMTIELIHPVAMEQGLRFAIREGGRTVGSGRVAKIIE encoded by the coding sequence ATGGCTAAAGCTAAATTTGAAAGAAACAAACCACATTGTAATATCGGTACTATCGGTCACGTTGACCATGGTAAAACAACTTTAACAGCTGCTATCACAAAGACTCTTTCTCAGAGAGTAGAAGGTAACGCTGCTGTAGATTTTGAAAACATCGACAAGGCTCCGGAAGAAAGAGAGCGTGGTATCACGATCTCTACAGCTCACGTTGAGTATGAGACAGACAAACGTCACTACGCTCACGTTGACTGCCCGGGACATGCCGACTACGTTAAGAACATGATCACAGGTGCTGCTCAGATGGACGGCGCGATTCTCGTTGTAGCTGCTACTGACGGTGTTATGGCTCAGACAAGAGAGCATATCCTGCTTTCTCGCCAGGTAGGTGTTCCTTATATCGTAGTATTCATGAACAAATGTGACATGGTTGACGACGAAGAACTCCTTGAATTAGTAGAGATGGAGATCCGTGAACTGCTTGACGAATATGAGTTCCCAGGCGATGATACACCGATCATCCAGGGTTCTGCTCTTAAAGCTCTTGAAGATCCTTCAGGAGAATGGGGCGACAAGATCATGGAACTGATGGATGCAGTAGATTCTTATATTCCGGATCCACAGCGTGCAACAGACCAGCCATTCCTTATGCCTGTAGAGGACGTATTCTCTATCACAGGCCGTGGAACAGTTGCTACAGGTAGAGTTGAGCGTGGTGTTCTTCATGTATCCGAGGAAGTTGAGATCGTTGGTATTCATGAAGAGACAAGAAAAACTGTTGTAACAGGTATCGAGATGTTCCGTAAACTGCTTGACGAGGCTCAGGCTGGTGACAACATCGGCGCGCTTCTTCGTGGTGTTCAGAGAGACGAGATCGAAAGAGGACAGGTTCTTGTTAAACCAGGTTCTGTAACATGCCACAAGAAATTTACAGCTCAGGTATACGTTCTGACAAAAGATGAAGGTGGACGTCATACTCCGTTCTTCAACAACTACCGCCCACAGTTCTACTTCAGAACAACAGACGTTACAGGTGTTTGTAACCTGCCGGACGGCGTAGAGATGTGTATGCCTGGTGACAACGTAGAGATGACGATCGAACTGATCCACCCGGTAGCTATGGAGCAGGGTCTTCGTTTCGCTATTCGTGAAGGCGGACGTACAGTAGGTTCCGGCCGTGTTGCCAAGATCATCGAATAA